The Candidatus Omnitrophota bacterium genome window below encodes:
- a CDS encoding RluA family pseudouridine synthase, which produces MQRSFIESGSRIIPILYEDNYYVVFDKPAGLLVIPTPQKEKNTLVDIVNSWYSAKEKGAYLHPCHRIDRDTSGIILFAKGKHHQQLMMDEFKKRHVKKKYIAFLNGRLLRRQAEIRSAVKDFDQQRYSQNLPPKLAITRYHVVEIRKAFTIAEVYPVTGRTNQIRIQFSQIGYPLLGDRKYAIGKDFLVKFRRVALHAQELQWRHPILNKTVKVIAPLPKDMEEFLVRNQD; this is translated from the coding sequence ATGCAAAGATCGTTCATCGAATCCGGCTCAAGGATTATCCCTATTTTATATGAGGATAATTATTACGTGGTTTTTGATAAGCCGGCAGGCCTTCTGGTCATTCCCACACCCCAAAAAGAAAAAAATACCCTTGTTGATATCGTTAATTCTTGGTATTCTGCCAAAGAAAAAGGTGCTTATCTGCATCCGTGCCATCGCATTGACCGCGATACCAGCGGGATCATTCTTTTTGCCAAGGGCAAACATCATCAGCAGTTAATGATGGATGAGTTTAAAAAGCGTCATGTTAAGAAAAAATATATCGCTTTTTTAAACGGAAGACTTTTGAGAAGGCAGGCGGAAATACGCAGTGCGGTTAAAGATTTTGACCAGCAAAGGTATTCGCAAAATCTTCCGCCCAAGTTAGCCATTACGCGTTATCATGTTGTGGAGATCAGAAAGGCATTTACCATTGCGGAGGTTTATCCTGTAACAGGCCGGACGAACCAGATCCGTATCCAATTTAGCCAGATCGGATATCCGCTTTTAGGCGACCGGAAATATGCGATCGGCAAGGATTTTCTCGTTAAGTTTCGCCGCGTGGCGTTACATGCGCAAGAGTTGCAGTGGCGGCATCCTATTCTAAACAAAACGGTGAAGGTGATAGCGCCTTTGCCTAAAGATATGGAGGAATTTCTTGTCAGAAATCAAGATTAA
- a CDS encoding nucleotide pyrophosphohydrolase, translating to MSEIKIKGQALNELAKMCHQVAVEKGFWDKERNLGEALMLIVTELAEAMEAHRLQDQENFKEELADTFIRLLDLCGGLNIDIEEEIAKKYERNKKRPYRHGKIC from the coding sequence TTGTCAGAAATCAAGATTAAGGGCCAGGCCCTCAATGAACTAGCGAAAATGTGCCATCAGGTCGCCGTTGAAAAAGGATTTTGGGACAAAGAACGCAATCTTGGTGAAGCTTTGATGTTGATCGTCACGGAGTTAGCCGAAGCGATGGAAGCGCATCGCCTGCAAGATCAAGAAAACTTTAAAGAAGAGCTTGCCGATACATTTATCCGCCTGCTTGATCTATGCGGCGGCCTAAATATTGATATTGAAGAAGAGATCGCTAAAAAGTATGAACGTAATAAAAAACGGCCGTATCGTCACGGAAAGATCTGCTAA
- the uvrB gene encoding excinuclease ABC subunit UvrB: protein MEKFILKSKFRPVAEQQKAARQLMSGIKQGHKAQVLLGVTGSGKTFTLANVIKELNRPALVISHNKTLAAQLYSEFKEFFPQNAVEYFVSYYDYYQPEAYIPQTDVYIEKDASINDRLDRLRLSATTSLMSRRDVIIVSSVSCIYNLGAPSDYKESLVHLEKEQKIDRDQVIARLVDIQYERNDYEFSRGKIRVRGDVVEVFPAYRQDALRVEFCGDSIEKITQIDPLTSKTQVELEKIAIYPAKHFVVSSPRVEEAIETIHRELAQRVDVLNKQGKLLEAQRLNSRTRYDMEMLKEIGYCHGIENYSCPLSGRPPGSRPFSLLDYFPNDFITIIDESHVTVPQINGMYEGDRSRKETLVQHGFRLPSCLDNRPLKFKEFMEIIGQRVYVSATPTDFEKNDSGQRITEQIIRPTGIVDPPIVVRPSRGQVDDLVKEICERAKKKERTLVTTLTKKMSEDLSAYLEEQGIKVKYLHSDIETIDRTKILKELRQKKFDCLVGINLLREGLDLPEVSLVAIFDADKEGFLRSQTSLIQTAGRAARNMNGMVIMYADTVTTAMRKTIEECERRREIQLAFNKKHHITPTSIKKAIREGIEGSEEAQEIVLDAVGQKSEEYELSEFVSALEQEMELAARNLQFERAAILRDKIKELKNIKVKNR from the coding sequence ATGGAAAAATTCATCCTGAAGTCCAAGTTTCGCCCTGTTGCGGAACAGCAAAAGGCTGCTCGTCAGCTTATGAGCGGCATAAAGCAGGGTCATAAGGCCCAAGTCCTTTTGGGCGTAACGGGAAGCGGAAAGACCTTTACGCTGGCGAATGTTATTAAAGAGCTTAATCGACCCGCCCTAGTTATCTCGCATAATAAAACCCTAGCCGCTCAGCTTTATAGTGAGTTCAAAGAATTTTTTCCGCAAAACGCTGTTGAATATTTTGTTAGTTACTACGATTATTACCAGCCGGAAGCTTACATCCCCCAAACCGATGTTTATATCGAAAAAGATGCGTCCATCAATGATCGCCTGGACCGCCTGAGATTATCAGCGACGACGTCTTTGATGTCCCGGCGCGATGTCATTATCGTATCAAGTGTTTCGTGTATCTATAATTTGGGAGCGCCTTCGGACTACAAAGAATCACTCGTGCATTTAGAGAAAGAACAAAAAATCGACCGCGATCAGGTTATCGCAAGATTGGTGGATATTCAGTATGAGCGCAATGATTATGAATTTTCCAGAGGGAAGATCAGGGTGCGAGGAGATGTGGTGGAAGTTTTTCCGGCTTATCGGCAGGACGCGCTGCGGGTAGAATTTTGCGGTGATTCGATCGAAAAGATCACCCAGATCGATCCCTTAACGTCAAAAACACAAGTTGAGCTGGAGAAGATCGCTATTTACCCGGCTAAACATTTTGTTGTTTCTTCGCCTCGCGTTGAAGAGGCCATTGAAACGATCCACCGGGAATTAGCTCAGCGCGTGGATGTTCTCAATAAGCAGGGAAAATTGCTTGAGGCTCAGCGTCTGAATTCCCGAACACGCTATGATATGGAGATGCTAAAAGAAATCGGATATTGCCACGGCATTGAAAATTATTCTTGTCCGCTTTCGGGCAGGCCGCCGGGAAGCAGGCCGTTCTCGCTTTTGGACTATTTTCCAAATGATTTTATTACCATTATTGATGAGTCGCATGTAACGGTTCCGCAGATCAACGGAATGTATGAGGGGGATCGTTCGCGCAAAGAAACTTTAGTCCAACATGGATTTCGCCTTCCATCATGTTTGGATAATCGTCCGTTGAAATTCAAAGAATTTATGGAAATCATAGGGCAAAGGGTTTATGTCTCCGCGACGCCGACAGATTTTGAGAAAAACGATAGCGGGCAAAGGATCACTGAGCAGATCATTCGTCCTACCGGTATTGTTGATCCGCCCATTGTTGTCCGTCCTTCTCGAGGGCAAGTGGACGATCTCGTTAAAGAGATCTGCGAACGCGCCAAGAAAAAAGAACGGACTTTGGTGACAACGTTAACTAAGAAAATGTCCGAAGACCTTTCCGCTTATTTAGAAGAACAAGGAATAAAGGTAAAGTATCTACATTCGGACATTGAAACGATCGACCGAACAAAGATCTTAAAAGAACTTCGTCAGAAGAAATTTGACTGCCTGGTAGGGATTAATTTATTAAGAGAAGGTTTGGACTTGCCCGAAGTTTCTCTGGTGGCGATCTTTGATGCCGACAAAGAAGGATTTTTGCGCTCCCAAACATCGCTCATTCAAACGGCCGGCCGCGCGGCCCGAAATATGAACGGCATGGTCATTATGTATGCGGATACGGTCACGACAGCTATGCGTAAAACCATCGAAGAATGCGAGCGGCGGCGAGAAATACAGCTAGCGTTCAATAAAAAACATCACATTACACCTACCTCGATCAAGAAAGCGATCCGGGAGGGAATTGAAGGATCAGAAGAAGCGCAGGAAATCGTCCTGGATGCCGTAGGGCAAAAAAGCGAAGAGTATGAGCTTTCGGAATTTGTCAGTGCATTAGAGCAGGAAATGGAGCTAGCCGCGCGCAATCTTCAATTCGAGCGGGCCGCGATCTTGCGGGATAAGATCAAAGAACTAAAGAATATCAAAGTGAAAAACCGCTAA
- a CDS encoding type III pantothenate kinase translates to MDKKYILAIDIGNTTVALAVLRGERVVKVWRVESVLESRDLKAELTVVFKRIKNNYPAISKIISCSVVPRVSQVVASIIKQVFRKDLYFVGADIKVPMRNCYRNPRQVGQDRLVGAYAAKILYGVPVIVIDSGTAITFDIISKKGEYLGGMIIPGLRLSTESLFKRTALLPKIKIKTPKEIIGRDTESSILSGIFYGYGALCDGLIDLIAQKLKAKPKVILTGGHARLIRRFIRRSNCVIEEDLVFKGIHLIDQHCSR, encoded by the coding sequence ATGGATAAAAAATATATTTTAGCGATCGACATTGGCAATACAACCGTTGCGCTGGCGGTCTTGCGTGGGGAGCGTGTTGTGAAAGTTTGGCGCGTAGAAAGCGTTTTGGAAAGCCGTGATTTAAAAGCGGAGCTAACGGTAGTTTTTAAAAGGATCAAGAACAATTATCCTGCGATCAGTAAAATAATATCCTGCAGTGTTGTTCCACGCGTGTCCCAAGTTGTCGCGTCCATCATTAAACAAGTTTTCAGGAAAGATCTTTATTTTGTCGGAGCTGACATCAAGGTTCCGATGAGAAATTGTTACCGTAATCCGCGTCAGGTTGGGCAGGACCGGTTGGTGGGCGCATATGCGGCAAAGATCCTTTACGGAGTTCCGGTGATCGTTATTGACTCCGGTACGGCCATCACGTTTGATATTATTTCGAAAAAAGGGGAATATTTAGGGGGGATGATCATTCCCGGGCTTCGTCTTTCAACGGAATCTTTATTCAAGCGCACAGCGCTTTTGCCGAAAATAAAGATAAAAACTCCCAAGGAGATCATTGGGCGTGATACCGAAAGTAGTATTTTAAGCGGGATCTTTTATGGGTACGGGGCTTTATGCGATGGCTTGATCGATTTGATCGCGCAAAAATTAAAAGCAAAACCAAAAGTTATCCTGACTGGAGGCCATGCTCGTCTCATCCGCCGTTTTATCCGCCGTTCGAATTGTGTCATTGAAGAGGATTTGGTCTTTAAGGGAATTCATCTGATCGACCAGCACTGTTCTCGGTAG
- the groES gene encoding co-chaperone GroES: MEIKPLGDRIVVKPLEAEEKTKGGIVLPDTAKEKPQEGKVVAVGKGKVLDNGTVHPLEVKAGDRILYGKYSGSEITTREGDELLIMREEDVLAVIK, encoded by the coding sequence GTGGAGATCAAACCATTAGGCGACAGAATTGTCGTAAAGCCTTTAGAGGCTGAAGAAAAAACAAAGGGCGGAATTGTCCTGCCGGATACAGCAAAGGAAAAGCCGCAAGAGGGCAAAGTCGTTGCTGTCGGAAAAGGAAAAGTTTTAGACAATGGCACAGTTCATCCTTTGGAAGTGAAAGCCGGAGACCGTATCCTTTATGGAAAATATAGCGGAAGTGAAATAACGACGCGTGAAGGTGACGAGCTGTTGATCATGCGCGAAGAAGATGTTTTGGCTGTCATCAAGTAA
- the groL gene encoding chaperonin GroEL (60 kDa chaperone family; promotes refolding of misfolded polypeptides especially under stressful conditions; forms two stacked rings of heptamers to form a barrel-shaped 14mer; ends can be capped by GroES; misfolded proteins enter the barrel where they are refolded when GroES binds), with the protein MAKQLLFSEEARRKILKGVEQLAHAVKVTLGPKGRNVVLDKKFGSPTITKDGVTVAKEIDLEDPFENMGAQMVKEVAEKTSDNAGDGTTTATVLAEAIFREGLKNVTAGANPMALKRGIETAVETVVAELKKLSKKVDNKNTKEVEQVASIAANNDHAIGKIIAEAIDKVGKDGVITVEESKTMATELKLVEGMQFDQGYLSPYFATDADKMECVLEDPYILIYEKKISNIKDMLPLLEKVAKGGKPILLICEEVEGEALATLVVNNLRKTLSCAAVKAPGYGDRRKSMLEDIAVLTGGKAITEDLGIKLENLNLTDLGRAKKVKIDKDNTTIVEGAGKTADINGRIGQIKKQIEATDSSYDKEKLQERLAKLSGGVAIINVGAATESEMKEKKARVEDALHATRAAVEEGIVPGGGVALLRTISALEKLKLKGDEQTGVDIIKRAIEEPLRQLASNAGLEGSVIVEKLKNEEKGNIGYDISQDAFVDMFQSGVIDPAKVTRTALQNAASIAALLLTTEALITDLPEKDKPAMPQMPGGMGGGGMY; encoded by the coding sequence ATGGCAAAGCAATTATTATTTAGTGAAGAAGCCAGACGCAAGATCCTTAAGGGCGTTGAGCAGTTAGCGCACGCCGTTAAGGTAACGCTTGGCCCCAAAGGACGTAACGTCGTTCTAGACAAAAAATTCGGTTCTCCGACCATTACCAAAGACGGTGTGACCGTAGCGAAAGAAATTGATCTCGAAGATCCATTTGAAAATATGGGTGCCCAGATGGTCAAGGAAGTTGCCGAGAAAACATCTGACAATGCCGGTGACGGAACAACGACCGCGACGGTTTTAGCTGAAGCGATCTTTCGGGAAGGTTTAAAAAATGTTACCGCCGGTGCTAATCCGATGGCTTTAAAGCGCGGCATTGAAACAGCCGTCGAAACGGTTGTGGCCGAGCTTAAGAAGCTTTCCAAAAAAGTTGACAATAAAAATACCAAAGAAGTCGAGCAAGTTGCCAGCATTGCTGCCAACAATGATCATGCGATCGGCAAGATCATTGCCGAAGCCATTGATAAAGTCGGCAAAGACGGCGTCATCACCGTGGAAGAATCTAAAACCATGGCGACGGAATTAAAATTAGTGGAAGGGATGCAGTTTGACCAAGGCTACCTTTCGCCTTATTTCGCGACAGATGCCGACAAGATGGAATGTGTTTTAGAAGATCCTTATATCTTGATCTATGAAAAGAAAATTTCAAACATTAAGGATATGCTTCCGTTATTGGAAAAAGTTGCCAAGGGCGGAAAACCGATCCTTTTGATCTGCGAAGAAGTTGAAGGTGAAGCATTAGCAACTCTCGTTGTTAACAATCTCCGCAAAACTCTTTCCTGCGCGGCGGTTAAAGCTCCCGGATATGGCGATCGAAGAAAGTCCATGTTGGAAGATATCGCTGTGTTGACCGGCGGCAAAGCCATTACGGAAGACCTCGGCATTAAATTAGAAAACTTAAATCTTACCGATCTTGGTCGTGCGAAAAAAGTCAAGATCGATAAAGACAATACGACCATTGTGGAAGGTGCCGGTAAAACCGCCGACATTAACGGCCGTATCGGACAGATCAAAAAACAAATTGAGGCAACTGATTCTTCTTATGATAAAGAGAAGCTGCAGGAAAGATTAGCTAAGCTTTCCGGCGGTGTCGCTATTATTAATGTGGGTGCGGCGACCGAATCAGAAATGAAAGAAAAGAAAGCGCGCGTTGAAGATGCTTTGCATGCAACCCGTGCTGCCGTTGAAGAGGGTATTGTTCCGGGCGGCGGTGTTGCGCTTCTTCGAACAATTTCAGCCCTTGAAAAATTAAAGTTAAAAGGCGATGAGCAAACCGGCGTTGATATTATTAAACGCGCGATTGAAGAGCCTTTGCGGCAGTTAGCCAGTAATGCCGGCTTAGAGGGTTCAGTTATTGTGGAAAAGCTCAAGAATGAAGAAAAGGGTAATATTGGTTATGACATTAGCCAAGATGCCTTTGTGGATATGTTCCAATCCGGTGTTATTGATCCGGCCAAAGTGACCCGAACGGCTTTACAAAATGCGGCCAGTATTGCGGCCTTGTTGCTAACAACGGAAGCCTTAATTACCGATTTACCTGAAAAGGATAAACCGGCAATGCCTCAGATGCCCGGTGGTATGGGCGGCGGCGGGATGTATTAA
- a CDS encoding GuaB3 family IMP dehydrogenase-related protein has protein sequence MAEWVGIGRRARRCYGFDEIALVPGMVTVNPNEVDTSWAIGKMKFSVPIVAAAMDGVVDVKFAVAMGKLGGIAVLNLDGIQTRYENPDEVLNKIASATPQEATKLVQSVYLTPVKEKLIAKRIREIKSHKVPAVVSCIPQNAKNFCDIAQDAGCDIFVVQSTVATTHHIATEYKVLDLEKFCKKAKIPIIIGNCVTYEVALELMEIGASALLVGVGPGAACTTRGVLGIGVPQVTSTVDTAAAREYFFKRRGKYIPIITDGGMRIGGEICKAIASGGDAVMVGSAFAKAKEAPGRGYHWGMATSHANLPRGTRINVGTTGALKEILFGPAQVDDGSQNLMGALKTSMGSLGASNIKEMHDVEMIIAPSIQTEGKIFQVGQRVGMGK, from the coding sequence ATGGCTGAATGGGTTGGTATTGGCCGGCGCGCAAGGCGCTGTTATGGTTTTGATGAGATCGCGTTAGTTCCCGGAATGGTGACGGTAAATCCTAATGAAGTAGACACCAGTTGGGCCATCGGAAAAATGAAATTTTCTGTTCCGATCGTCGCGGCGGCGATGGACGGAGTTGTGGACGTTAAATTTGCCGTAGCCATGGGAAAACTCGGTGGAATTGCTGTTTTGAATCTCGACGGTATTCAGACGCGCTATGAAAATCCTGATGAAGTTTTAAATAAAATTGCCAGCGCAACCCCTCAAGAAGCCACCAAACTTGTTCAAAGTGTTTATCTTACTCCCGTTAAAGAAAAATTGATCGCCAAGCGTATTCGCGAGATCAAGTCACATAAAGTTCCCGCCGTTGTCAGCTGTATCCCTCAAAATGCTAAAAATTTCTGTGATATTGCCCAAGATGCCGGCTGTGATATTTTTGTCGTTCAATCGACGGTCGCGACGACGCATCATATTGCCACAGAATATAAAGTTTTAGACTTAGAAAAGTTTTGTAAGAAAGCAAAAATTCCTATTATCATCGGAAATTGCGTTACCTACGAAGTCGCTTTAGAGTTGATGGAAATCGGCGCTTCGGCGCTTTTAGTCGGCGTTGGCCCCGGAGCGGCATGTACCACGCGCGGTGTTTTAGGCATCGGTGTTCCGCAAGTCACATCAACCGTTGATACGGCCGCGGCCCGTGAATATTTCTTCAAAAGAAGGGGAAAATATATCCCTATCATCACAGACGGCGGTATGCGCATTGGCGGGGAGATCTGCAAAGCCATCGCGTCCGGCGGTGATGCGGTTATGGTAGGCTCAGCATTTGCCAAAGCCAAAGAAGCTCCCGGCCGAGGGTATCATTGGGGCATGGCGACATCGCATGCGAATTTACCCCGCGGAACACGCATTAATGTCGGAACGACCGGGGCATTAAAAGAGATCCTTTTTGGGCCGGCGCAGGTTGATGACGGTTCACAAAATCTCATGGGTGCTCTTAAAACATCCATGGGGTCATTGGGTGCTTCCAATATTAAAGAAATGCATGATGTGGAGATGATCATCGCTCCCTCAATTCAAACAGAAGGAAAGATCTTCCAGGTTGGCCAACGGGTAGGAATGGGAAAATAA
- the guaA gene encoding glutamine-hydrolyzing GMP synthase — protein sequence MKTKDVILILDFGSQYTQLIARRIRESKVFSKIVPYNISMEEIEKYNPKGLVLSGGPMSVYDKNAPLPHKEIFKLGKPILGICYGMQAITHMLGGKVKETPKREFGRAELFIDSSKGLFESLPSNLTCWMSHGDEIKKLPQGFTAIAHTLNNPIAAIANKPKKVYGVQFHPEVVHTQRGQQIISNFLFQICGCFPRWTMDRFVHETVKNIREVVGKKRVVLGLSGGVDSSITAMLLQQAIGKQLYCIFVDNGLLRKNEASTVEKTFKGAFKMNLACVDAQKRFLQRLKNVTDPEQKRKIIGDEFVKVFQEAAKKIKGVEFLGQGTLYPDVIESFSPLGGPSATIKTHHNVGGLPKDMKLKLIEPLRDLFKDEVRMIGKYINLPENMIKRQPFPGPGLAIRIVGEVTEERLNILREADERVLEEVKKAGLYNDIWQSFAVLLPIKTVGVMGDQRTYENAIALRCVSSADGMTADWVKLPHELLEKISNRIINEVQGVNRVVYDISSKPPATIEWE from the coding sequence ATGAAAACAAAAGATGTTATTCTAATTTTAGATTTCGGTTCACAATATACACAGTTGATCGCACGCCGTATCCGTGAAAGCAAGGTTTTTAGCAAGATCGTTCCGTATAATATTTCGATGGAAGAGATCGAGAAATATAATCCCAAAGGATTGGTTTTATCCGGCGGGCCGATGAGCGTTTATGATAAAAACGCTCCGTTGCCGCACAAAGAGATCTTCAAGCTGGGCAAACCTATTCTAGGGATTTGCTATGGCATGCAGGCGATCACGCATATGCTAGGCGGAAAAGTGAAAGAAACTCCCAAGAGGGAATTTGGCAGGGCGGAATTATTCATCGATAGCAGTAAAGGGCTTTTTGAAAGCCTTCCGAGCAATCTAACATGCTGGATGAGCCATGGCGATGAGATCAAAAAGCTCCCGCAAGGATTTACCGCCATTGCGCACACCTTAAATAATCCGATCGCGGCCATTGCCAATAAACCAAAAAAGGTTTATGGCGTTCAGTTCCATCCTGAAGTTGTTCATACACAGCGCGGCCAGCAGATCATCTCTAATTTCTTATTTCAGATCTGCGGTTGTTTTCCTCGCTGGACCATGGATCGGTTTGTCCATGAAACGGTGAAAAACATCAGAGAAGTTGTCGGTAAAAAAAGAGTTGTTTTAGGTTTAAGCGGCGGGGTTGACTCGTCTATAACGGCGATGTTGCTCCAGCAGGCGATCGGCAAACAGCTATACTGCATTTTTGTCGATAACGGACTTTTGCGAAAAAACGAAGCGTCGACTGTCGAGAAAACTTTTAAGGGCGCTTTTAAGATGAACTTAGCCTGCGTTGACGCGCAAAAAAGATTTTTACAACGTCTTAAAAACGTTACGGATCCCGAACAAAAACGAAAGATCATTGGCGATGAATTTGTTAAGGTTTTTCAAGAAGCCGCTAAGAAGATCAAAGGTGTTGAATTCTTAGGCCAGGGAACTTTGTATCCGGATGTTATTGAATCCTTTTCGCCTTTAGGCGGCCCGTCAGCGACGATAAAAACGCATCATAATGTCGGCGGATTGCCTAAGGATATGAAATTAAAGCTCATCGAGCCTTTGCGCGACCTATTCAAAGATGAGGTTCGCATGATCGGCAAATACATAAACCTTCCCGAGAATATGATCAAGCGCCAGCCTTTTCCAGGCCCGGGCTTGGCAATTCGTATTGTTGGTGAAGTGACCGAAGAGCGTCTCAACATTTTACGCGAAGCTGATGAAAGAGTTTTAGAGGAAGTCAAAAAGGCCGGGCTTTATAATGATATTTGGCAATCGTTTGCGGTCTTGCTTCCCATTAAAACGGTTGGCGTCATGGGTGATCAAAGAACGTATGAAAACGCGATCGCGCTTCGTTGCGTCAGCAGTGCCGACGGCATGACAGCCGATTGGGTTAAGCTTCCGCATGAACTATTAGAAAAGATCTCCAATCGCATTATCAATGAAGTTCAGGGTGTTAATCGCGTGGTTTATGATATTAGTTCTAAACCGCCGGCGACCATTGAGTGGGAATAG